A region from the Pelobates fuscus isolate aPelFus1 chromosome 1, aPelFus1.pri, whole genome shotgun sequence genome encodes:
- the LOC134585640 gene encoding odorant receptor 131-2-like, whose translation MTDSADLLGDDILSSYISFTCFSMTTGEELRSAHSKVTRSKKTVVSIKNTNKERNPEKKMNSSAINSTVISLTQLSLFSSNVNQFIKISFLTLTFLCFFFFLYFIIVILMVFFSNVYVRENPRYLLFAHMLITDTIYLSLGIFLSVSVMFLPVSIPVPVCYIVIIMITTTFKVTPYNLAAMALERYMAICFPLRHGQLCTRPRSLVVIGVIWIIGFVPSIADFIILISSKDPSFFSLRLMCTQYSFMNTPQQNAIQITAYVLCFAVVGLIIIYTYIRIMLIAMKLDSGNSSASKAGKTVMLHALQLLLCMTAFSHNITELFFQEYILLVARINFLFFMCLPRSLSPLIYGLRDEMLCSYIKKFVLCKPLKVVINAT comes from the coding sequence GTTCCAAGAAAACTGTGGTGAGCATTAAAAATACCAACAAAGAAAGAAATCCTGAAAAGAAAATGAATTCATCAGCAATAAATTCAACAGTCATCAGTCTGACCCAACTTTCTCTATTTAGCAGCAATGTCAACCAGTTTATCAAAATCTCTTTTTTAACCTTAACGTTCCTTTGCTTcttctttttcctttattttatcaTTGTAATCCTGATGGTCTTCTTCTCCAATGTTTACGTCAGAGAGAACCCACGCTATTTACTGTTTGCTCACATGCTTATCACCGATACAATATATCTTTCTCTGGGCATTTTCCTTTCAGTGTCTGTTATGTTTCTTCCTGTATCCATTCCCGTACCAGTCTGCTACATTGTAATTATCATGATCACGACAACCTTCAAGGTGACACCATACAACCTTGCAGCCATGGCTTTGGAGCGCTACATGGCCATATGTTTCCCTCTAAGACACGGGCAGCTATGCACCAGACCAAGATCTTTGGTTGTCATTGGTGTAATTTGGATAATTGGGTTTGTTCCGAGCATTGCAGATTTTATTATTCTAATTTCCTCCAAAGATCCAAGTTTTTTCTCTCTTCGTTTGATGTGTACACAATATAGTTTTATGAATACCCCCCAGCAAAACGCTATACAAATTACCGCTTATGTTCTGTGCTTTGCAGTGGTGGGGCTGATTATCATTTACACATATATCAGGATCATGCTGATTGCTATGAAACTTGACTCAGGAAATTCATCGGCTTCTAAAGCTGGTAAAACCGTTATGCTCCACGCTTTACAGCTCCTCTTATGCATGACCGCCTTCAGCCACAACATTACAGAGCTTTTCTTTCAAGAATATATTCTTCTTGTAGCCCGAATCAACTTTCTATTCTTCATGTGCCTACCCCGGTCTCTCAGCCCCCTGATTTATGGACTAAGAGATGAAATGCTCTGCAGTTATATCAAAAAGTTTGTTCTCTGTAAACCTTTAAAGGTTGTCATAAATGCAACTTGA